A window of the candidate division KSB1 bacterium genome harbors these coding sequences:
- a CDS encoding outer membrane lipoprotein-sorting protein, which translates to MHKIAHRSARAFLALSSWLAWASAQVPSGEWILQKIDENLSSTNRVIVSKMVIHGRREVRTIEAKSWVQGTERSFTEYLAPAREKGTKMLKIGDKLWMYSPATDRTIQIAGHMLRQSVMGSDLSYEDMLEDPKLSNLYRAEVTGSETVDERDCWVVAVTATSETVVYHSRKLWVDKERLVPLREELFARSGKLLKRVELKDVRRIQGRWFPMRIWFKDMLKTGEGTEFVVESIEFDQAIPEHLFTKASLRK; encoded by the coding sequence ATGCACAAAATAGCACATCGCTCTGCAAGGGCATTTCTCGCGTTGAGCTCATGGCTCGCATGGGCCTCTGCCCAGGTTCCCTCAGGCGAGTGGATCCTGCAGAAGATCGACGAGAACCTGAGTTCCACAAACCGGGTCATTGTCTCCAAGATGGTCATCCATGGACGACGGGAGGTGCGCACCATCGAGGCCAAGTCGTGGGTGCAGGGGACGGAGAGGTCCTTCACCGAGTACCTTGCGCCGGCGCGTGAGAAAGGCACCAAGATGCTCAAGATAGGAGACAAGCTGTGGATGTACTCTCCGGCCACAGATCGCACCATTCAGATTGCCGGCCACATGCTGCGCCAGTCGGTGATGGGCTCGGACCTCTCCTACGAGGATATGCTGGAGGACCCGAAGCTCAGCAATCTCTATCGTGCCGAGGTCACCGGCAGCGAGACGGTGGACGAACGCGACTGCTGGGTGGTTGCCGTCACCGCCACCTCGGAGACGGTTGTCTACCATTCGCGGAAGCTGTGGGTGGACAAGGAGCGCTTGGTCCCCTTGCGGGAGGAGTTGTTTGCCCGCAGCGGTAAGTTGCTCAAGAGGGTGGAGCTTAAGGACGTACGACGGATTCAGGGCAGATGGTTCCCCATGCGCATTTGGTTCAAGGACATGCTCAAGACTGGCGAGGGGACCGAGTTTGTCGTCGAGTCCATAGAGTTCGACCAGGCCATCCCTGAGCATCTCTTCACCAAGGCCTCGCTCAGGAAATAA
- a CDS encoding fimbrillin family protein produces the protein MRRRQLACAIVWCAGVVALLLAAGCDTGVEVSPQPGILRVTLQSDPADTSILIVKDTVNVAEGDSFGVTVYQGKVYNDSAFALLYTTPRTYQQQDVTYNIIKRSAGQYHKFTIYECHVPPFSYDKITFGMTPRILRLGTFEIPVKSPTDVSPFVELHTQFHVEEKGVTEVEVRIRPFRSVRRYRDSYLFVPDVEIVSVKNL, from the coding sequence ATGAGGAGAAGGCAACTTGCGTGTGCCATAGTGTGGTGCGCAGGGGTGGTGGCGCTGCTCCTGGCCGCCGGGTGTGACACGGGGGTGGAAGTCTCGCCTCAGCCAGGAATCCTGCGCGTTACGCTGCAGTCGGACCCCGCGGACACTTCCATTCTCATCGTCAAAGACACCGTGAACGTGGCCGAGGGGGACAGCTTTGGCGTGACCGTCTACCAGGGGAAGGTGTACAACGACAGTGCCTTCGCCTTGCTGTACACTACACCACGCACCTACCAGCAGCAGGATGTGACCTACAACATCATTAAACGAAGTGCGGGCCAGTACCACAAGTTCACCATCTATGAGTGCCACGTTCCGCCCTTCTCTTATGACAAAATCACCTTCGGCATGACGCCGCGCATCCTGCGCCTTGGGACCTTCGAGATTCCGGTCAAATCCCCTACTGACGTGAGCCCCTTTGTGGAGCTGCACACACAGTTTCACGTGGAGGAAAAGGGGGTCACCGAGGTAGAGGTGCGCATTCGTCCGTTTCGCTCGGTACGGCGCTACCGCGACAGTTATCTTTTTGTTCCCGACGTGGAAATCGTCAGCGTGAAGAATCTATGA
- a CDS encoding FtsX-like permease family protein, whose translation MMAVKLALRNLLGAGLRSWLNVFVLSLSFVVIIWFQGILEGWNRQARRDTIAWEIGGGQFWHPAYDPYDPFTLDQAHGILPPPLREGVLRGELTPILVAQASIYPAGRMQSALLKGIDPEQRILKIPSALLQSEGPEIPAIIGRRMATSCRLTVGDVFTVRWRDRNGTFDAQEAKIVHIMKTDVASIDNGQLWVPLERLREMLDMPEEATLLVADPTTPPPAGALGWEFKNQDLLLQDIEALIRTKSAGSSVLYLVLLALALLAIFDTQVLSIFRRRKEIGTLMALGMTRRQVVGLFTVEGAMHGVLAAVVGAVYGIPLLLYFASKGLGMPKEVADSMGMAIADRIYPAYSAGLVVGTTLLVLIAVTVVSFLPTRQIAKMRPTEALRGRTS comes from the coding sequence ATGATGGCCGTCAAGCTGGCCTTACGTAACCTTCTGGGAGCAGGATTGCGCAGCTGGCTCAACGTGTTTGTGCTTTCCCTCTCCTTTGTCGTGATCATCTGGTTTCAGGGGATACTGGAAGGATGGAACAGGCAGGCGCGCCGCGATACCATCGCCTGGGAGATCGGCGGCGGCCAGTTCTGGCACCCTGCATACGACCCCTATGACCCTTTCACGCTTGACCAGGCCCATGGCATTCTCCCTCCGCCGTTGCGCGAGGGCGTTTTGCGGGGGGAACTGACGCCCATCCTCGTGGCGCAGGCCAGCATCTACCCGGCCGGCCGAATGCAAAGCGCCCTCCTCAAGGGGATCGACCCTGAGCAGCGGATTCTCAAAATCCCCAGCGCCTTGCTGCAGAGCGAAGGGCCGGAAATCCCCGCCATCATCGGCAGACGCATGGCCACCAGTTGCCGACTCACAGTTGGCGACGTCTTCACGGTGCGCTGGCGGGACAGAAATGGCACCTTCGACGCCCAGGAGGCAAAGATTGTCCACATCATGAAGACCGATGTCGCCTCCATCGACAACGGACAGCTCTGGGTGCCCCTCGAAAGGCTCAGGGAGATGCTCGACATGCCTGAGGAAGCCACCCTCTTGGTCGCCGACCCGACTACCCCGCCGCCGGCCGGGGCACTTGGCTGGGAGTTTAAGAATCAGGATCTTCTGCTGCAAGACATAGAGGCCTTAATCCGCACCAAGAGCGCAGGTAGCTCGGTGCTGTACCTGGTGCTGTTGGCCCTGGCTCTGCTGGCCATTTTCGACACGCAGGTGCTGTCGATCTTCCGCCGGCGAAAGGAGATTGGTACGTTGATGGCCTTGGGCATGACCAGAAGGCAGGTGGTCGGCCTTTTCACGGTGGAGGGCGCGATGCACGGCGTGCTGGCGGCAGTGGTCGGGGCCGTGTATGGCATCCCGCTATTGCTGTACTTTGCCAGCAAAGGTCTGGGTATGCCGAAAGAAGTGGCAGACAGCATGGGCATGGCCATCGCCGACCGCATCTACCCTGCCTACAGCGCCGGGCTGGTTGTGGGCACCACATTGCTGGTGCTCATCGCGGTCACCGTGGTGAGCTTCCTGCCGACGCGACAGATCGCCAAGATGCGGCCAACAGAAGCTCTGCGAGGGCGCACGTCATGA
- a CDS encoding TonB-dependent receptor, which translates to MRKTMVLRQRSLALVALAAVLWGHQLWAGNTGKIAGMVVDKQTKEPLMACNVMVRGTTLGAATDAKGMYYILQVPPGRYEVAASYIGYHTKTVANVEVKVDLTTRVNFELEPTAIEFPELVVVAEEPLVQLDITSTRKTTSREQIEQTPGFERTTDLFLLQGGAVIDAAPQAIRFGDGTRLQVRDESVKDIHVRGGRGGEILFMVDGVPVTHPIYGGRDVLNLNVVDIKQMELLTGAFNAEYGQAQSGVVNITTRSGGQRLEGGVEYKSSEMFNTYATDYGSFYFGGPEPVSRLLAARGLRLPGTLSFFLSGNGTLSDTPYNNHRKRDDINVLGLRIREKQDNDGNFNAKIGWQLTQQLDLGFSYHGSWKSWSSFDWLWKNYPDHTAEYARNNQNLMLRVNHTLSPATFYTVNLGYLTVDYTGSLDGKSPADFWRFYKDGVEYDYYTYVRNFSGAPDSLKSTIKAPTTDGYGFFDAQSYENIWRDDHTKTLTVKADITSQIHPEHLVKTGFLVQSNDIHYVDIQDGGVKLSNYGQYVFKNEPPFPAPNGPYKEFGQNRWVFTAYPTSGGWYIQDKFEKGSLIINAGVRADWLRLGSTVENKAWKKAWEEATGLRANWKQLKYKISPRFGISFPISDRTVIFFSYGHFNQFPELQYLYRDPYTGGFTGNPFLDFEQTILYEFGFTHQFLSDWAIDVKSYTKDISKQVETTQLLAALGLPVYLYDNKGYARARGLEFELVKRYSHFTSGKLNYTVQWATGYSSSAFENYIRSLTDFPLPIRERRLGWDVRHQFILQAMLEAPPKKNPKMFGLKLPDNWNVTILSRVSSGQPYTPFTLDPVVAQKTENSASGPWTMSTDAKIRKSFNFGPARLSLFVDIFNLFGEKNTQISYAFNTLTGKPYKYGDVDPQLTAINVYQYLSWHKIYSLMDPRQFSTGRHVKIGTSIDWSLD; encoded by the coding sequence ATGAGGAAAACGATGGTGCTCAGGCAGCGTAGTCTTGCCTTGGTAGCGTTGGCAGCAGTCCTGTGGGGCCATCAGCTTTGGGCGGGAAATACCGGCAAGATCGCCGGCATGGTGGTCGACAAGCAGACCAAAGAGCCGCTGATGGCCTGTAACGTGATGGTACGGGGCACCACCTTAGGAGCTGCCACCGATGCAAAGGGGATGTACTACATCCTGCAAGTGCCACCTGGCAGATACGAGGTGGCAGCGTCATACATCGGCTATCACACCAAGACGGTGGCCAATGTGGAGGTGAAGGTAGACCTCACCACGCGCGTCAACTTTGAGCTGGAGCCGACGGCCATCGAGTTTCCCGAGTTGGTGGTGGTGGCCGAAGAGCCGCTGGTGCAGCTGGACATCACCTCTACGCGCAAAACGACAAGCCGCGAGCAGATCGAGCAGACCCCGGGTTTCGAGAGGACAACCGACCTCTTCCTTTTGCAAGGGGGCGCTGTCATCGATGCGGCACCGCAGGCCATTCGTTTCGGGGATGGCACGCGGCTCCAGGTGCGCGACGAGAGCGTCAAGGACATCCACGTGCGCGGCGGCCGCGGTGGCGAGATTCTCTTCATGGTGGACGGCGTACCAGTGACGCACCCCATCTACGGTGGGCGGGACGTGCTCAACCTCAACGTGGTGGACATCAAGCAGATGGAGCTGCTGACTGGAGCGTTCAATGCCGAGTACGGCCAGGCACAGTCGGGGGTGGTTAACATCACTACGCGCTCCGGAGGGCAACGACTGGAAGGCGGCGTCGAGTACAAGTCCTCTGAGATGTTCAACACCTATGCGACCGACTACGGTTCCTTCTACTTCGGGGGGCCTGAGCCGGTGTCGCGGTTGCTCGCGGCGCGGGGGCTCCGCTTGCCGGGTACCTTGAGCTTCTTCTTGTCGGGCAACGGCACCCTTTCGGACACACCCTACAACAACCACCGCAAGCGCGACGATATCAATGTCCTCGGCTTGAGGATTAGGGAAAAGCAAGACAACGACGGCAACTTCAACGCCAAGATTGGCTGGCAATTGACGCAGCAGCTGGACCTGGGCTTCTCCTACCACGGCTCCTGGAAGAGCTGGAGCAGTTTTGACTGGCTGTGGAAGAACTATCCTGACCACACGGCCGAGTATGCGCGCAACAATCAGAACCTTATGCTGCGTGTGAACCATACGCTTTCGCCGGCGACTTTCTACACCGTCAATCTTGGCTATCTGACTGTGGACTATACCGGCTCGCTGGACGGCAAGTCGCCTGCCGATTTCTGGCGCTTCTACAAGGACGGAGTGGAGTACGACTACTACACCTATGTTCGTAACTTCTCAGGAGCGCCAGACTCGCTCAAGTCCACCATTAAGGCACCGACCACGGACGGCTATGGCTTCTTTGATGCCCAGAGCTACGAGAACATTTGGCGAGACGACCACACCAAGACGCTGACGGTGAAGGCCGACATCACTTCGCAGATCCACCCTGAGCATCTGGTGAAGACGGGTTTCTTGGTCCAGTCCAACGATATTCACTATGTCGACATCCAGGATGGCGGGGTAAAGCTCTCCAACTACGGGCAGTACGTGTTCAAGAACGAGCCCCCGTTCCCGGCCCCGAACGGGCCGTACAAGGAGTTTGGTCAGAATCGTTGGGTGTTCACCGCTTACCCAACCAGCGGCGGGTGGTACATACAGGACAAGTTCGAAAAGGGGTCGCTGATCATCAACGCGGGAGTCCGCGCCGACTGGCTCCGCTTGGGCTCGACGGTGGAGAACAAGGCGTGGAAGAAAGCCTGGGAGGAGGCCACTGGCTTGCGCGCCAATTGGAAGCAGCTGAAGTACAAGATAAGCCCGCGCTTCGGGATCTCGTTCCCCATTTCCGACCGCACGGTGATTTTCTTCTCCTACGGGCACTTTAACCAGTTCCCCGAGCTGCAGTACCTGTACCGCGACCCTTACACGGGTGGCTTTACGGGCAATCCCTTCTTAGACTTTGAGCAGACAATCTTGTACGAGTTCGGCTTCACGCACCAGTTCCTCAGTGACTGGGCCATTGATGTAAAGAGCTATACCAAGGACATCTCCAAGCAGGTGGAGACGACGCAACTGCTGGCGGCTCTTGGCCTGCCGGTCTATCTCTACGACAACAAAGGGTACGCCAGAGCGCGTGGTCTGGAGTTCGAATTGGTGAAGAGGTACTCCCATTTTACCTCAGGCAAGTTGAACTACACAGTGCAGTGGGCGACAGGCTATTCGTCATCCGCCTTTGAGAACTATATCCGCTCGCTCACCGATTTCCCTCTACCCATCCGAGAGCGCCGCTTGGGGTGGGATGTTCGCCACCAGTTCATCTTGCAGGCGATGTTGGAGGCTCCGCCCAAGAAGAACCCGAAGATGTTTGGCCTCAAGCTTCCTGATAACTGGAACGTGACCATCCTTTCGCGGGTCTCCTCTGGGCAACCGTACACACCTTTCACCCTCGATCCTGTGGTGGCTCAGAAGACCGAGAACTCTGCCAGCGGCCCATGGACCATGTCCACTGATGCCAAAATTCGCAAGTCGTTCAACTTTGGGCCGGCGCGCCTTT
- a CDS encoding SMP-30/gluconolactonase/LRE family protein, whose amino-acid sequence MPLRGAGFLVLSVALAVCLFLLGCRGPQMPHLSSWGQVASGLDFPEGPVWDGEGSLYVANCYGGWIARVVEGRVDTLVILSPPGRPNGLAMGPGQRLYACDFGRRLLLGINSSGEVAAVSAGPQGAPFNRPNDLVVDSSGRVYVTDPKTYGAEAVDGRIICVDLARDTSWVAASGLAFPNGIAFSPLDGKLYVSESARQRVLRFAVREDGMLTDQEVFAELPGGDPDGLAFDVKGNLYVAHFGGGAVIVISPDPGVIVRVAAPGRKPSSLAFGGEGMRYLFLTETETNSVYRCAVSVPGARLPWVEQQRDGEHGGR is encoded by the coding sequence GTGCCGCTACGAGGAGCTGGATTCCTCGTCTTGAGCGTCGCGCTTGCCGTCTGCCTTTTCTTGCTCGGCTGCCGCGGGCCCCAGATGCCGCACCTGTCAAGCTGGGGACAGGTCGCCTCGGGCTTGGACTTCCCTGAGGGGCCGGTGTGGGATGGAGAGGGTTCACTCTACGTGGCGAACTGCTACGGCGGCTGGATTGCTCGCGTGGTGGAAGGGCGGGTGGACACGTTGGTCATCCTTTCTCCGCCTGGGCGCCCTAACGGCCTGGCGATGGGCCCTGGGCAGCGACTCTACGCGTGCGATTTCGGGCGGCGGCTGTTGCTCGGCATTAACTCCTCCGGCGAGGTGGCAGCCGTGAGCGCGGGGCCGCAAGGGGCGCCGTTTAACCGCCCCAACGACCTGGTCGTGGACTCGTCGGGACGGGTCTACGTGACCGACCCGAAGACTTATGGCGCCGAAGCAGTGGATGGGAGGATCATCTGTGTGGATCTCGCCCGGGACACCTCATGGGTGGCGGCAAGCGGCCTGGCCTTTCCCAATGGCATCGCTTTCTCGCCCTTGGATGGCAAACTCTACGTGAGCGAATCGGCTCGACAACGGGTGCTGCGGTTTGCCGTGCGCGAGGACGGCATGCTTACGGACCAGGAGGTTTTCGCGGAGCTGCCCGGCGGCGACCCGGACGGCCTGGCTTTTGACGTCAAGGGGAACCTCTACGTGGCGCACTTTGGTGGCGGCGCCGTTATCGTCATCTCACCCGACCCAGGGGTGATCGTACGCGTGGCAGCGCCGGGGAGGAAACCCAGCAGCTTGGCATTCGGCGGCGAGGGCATGCGCTACCTTTTCCTCACCGAAACCGAGACCAACAGCGTCTACCGCTGCGCTGTCTCGGTACCTGGTGCCCGCTTGCCCTGGGTGGAGCAGCAGAGGGATGGCGAGCATGGTGGTAGATAG
- a CDS encoding ABC transporter ATP-binding protein: protein MDDSKLITIEHLVKRFPMGSGHFSALRGIDLAFERGEFAGVVGPSGSGKTTLLNIIGSLDTPSEGRVVVLGHSIGELSHKEAARLRNRHLGFIFQTSNLFPVYTAYENVEFPLLLLEVPAHERRKAVLEALEWVGLADKADSRPAQLSGGECQRVAIARAMVKRPEIVLADEPTANLDAENSHHILRTMAELNRQFRTTFIFATHDEKVIQYLRRKIQLVDGKVTKDERFVQGEGGVRS from the coding sequence ATGGACGATAGCAAGCTGATCACCATCGAGCATCTGGTAAAGCGGTTTCCCATGGGGAGCGGCCACTTTTCCGCGTTGCGCGGCATAGACCTCGCTTTCGAGCGGGGAGAATTTGCCGGAGTGGTCGGGCCGAGTGGCTCCGGCAAGACCACGCTGCTGAACATCATCGGCTCGTTGGACACGCCCAGCGAGGGGAGAGTGGTGGTGCTGGGTCACTCGATAGGAGAGCTCTCCCATAAGGAGGCAGCACGTCTCCGCAACCGCCATCTCGGCTTCATCTTTCAGACCTCCAACCTCTTTCCGGTGTACACTGCCTACGAGAACGTGGAGTTTCCCCTCCTCTTGCTGGAAGTGCCCGCGCACGAGCGGCGCAAGGCAGTCCTCGAGGCGCTGGAGTGGGTTGGCCTGGCGGACAAGGCAGACTCGCGGCCGGCGCAATTGTCCGGCGGCGAGTGTCAACGGGTAGCGATCGCCCGGGCGATGGTCAAGAGGCCGGAGATCGTGCTCGCCGATGAGCCCACTGCCAACCTGGACGCGGAGAACTCACACCACATCCTGCGCACCATGGCGGAGCTCAACCGCCAATTCCGCACTACCTTCATCTTCGCCACTCACGACGAGAAGGTCATCCAGTACCTGAGGCGCAAGATCCAGCTTGTGGATGGCAAGGTGACCAAGGACGAGCGGTTTGTGCAGGGCGAAGGAGGTGTCAGGTCATGA
- a CDS encoding FtsX-like permease family protein, with product MIGFLVKGLVRDPSRSLFPFLIVALGVMLTVFLHGWLGGVMHDFLDTSARFSTGHVRVVTRAYAELEDQFPNDLALVGVDELLGELRQREPDLDWVARIRFAALVDVPNEQGETRAQGQAIGLAADLLSSDNELHTLNVAKALVRGELPSRAGYVLLSEELAQRLGLAPGDRLTLISSTMYGGMATGNFLLAGTVRFGVGPVDRGALLMDLADARQLLDMEDAASEIFGLFRSKVYRDSEAVAVAQRFNRSRQSDNDEFAPMMLTLGEQQGLGEYLDYVETFSGIMVFVFVMAMSLVLWNAGLLGGLRRHGEVGVRLAIGEDKGHVYRSMLAESACIGIAGSVTGTLLGLAIVSVLQVKGIDMGRFFKGSSLMIPGIVRARITPATCYLGFIPGLFSTLLGTALSGIRIYKRNTAQLFKEFEG from the coding sequence ATGATCGGGTTCCTGGTCAAAGGATTGGTGCGCGATCCATCGCGCAGTCTTTTCCCTTTTCTGATCGTCGCACTGGGGGTCATGCTTACGGTGTTTCTGCACGGCTGGCTGGGCGGAGTGATGCACGACTTTCTCGACACCTCGGCGCGCTTCTCCACCGGACATGTGCGCGTGGTGACCCGCGCCTACGCCGAACTCGAGGACCAGTTCCCTAACGACCTTGCCCTGGTGGGTGTCGATGAGCTCTTGGGCGAGCTGCGCCAGAGGGAGCCAGACTTGGACTGGGTAGCGCGCATTCGCTTCGCCGCGCTGGTAGATGTGCCCAATGAGCAGGGGGAGACCAGAGCCCAGGGCCAGGCTATCGGTTTGGCTGCCGACCTTCTCTCGTCTGACAACGAGCTGCACACCCTCAACGTGGCCAAGGCGCTGGTGCGTGGTGAACTGCCTAGCAGGGCCGGCTACGTGCTCCTGAGCGAGGAACTGGCACAACGACTCGGTCTTGCCCCGGGGGACAGGCTCACTCTCATCAGCTCGACCATGTACGGCGGCATGGCCACTGGCAATTTCCTCCTGGCGGGCACGGTACGCTTCGGCGTGGGGCCTGTGGACCGCGGCGCGCTGCTCATGGACCTTGCCGACGCCCGCCAGCTCTTGGACATGGAAGACGCCGCCAGCGAGATATTCGGCTTGTTCCGCAGCAAGGTCTATCGGGACTCCGAGGCAGTGGCCGTCGCCCAGCGCTTCAATCGCTCGCGACAGAGCGACAATGACGAGTTTGCGCCGATGATGTTGACCCTTGGGGAGCAGCAGGGACTGGGCGAGTACTTGGACTATGTCGAGACCTTCTCCGGGATCATGGTCTTCGTGTTCGTGATGGCCATGTCGCTGGTTTTGTGGAACGCCGGGCTTCTGGGCGGCCTGCGGCGTCACGGCGAAGTGGGCGTCCGCCTGGCCATAGGGGAAGACAAGGGCCACGTCTATCGCTCCATGCTGGCCGAGTCGGCGTGCATTGGTATCGCCGGGTCGGTGACAGGCACGCTCCTCGGCCTGGCGATAGTCTCTGTCCTGCAGGTGAAGGGGATTGACATGGGGAGATTCTTCAAGGGCTCCTCGCTGATGATTCCGGGAATAGTGCGCGCGCGCATCACCCCGGCCACCTGTTACCTTGGCTTCATCCCTGGGCTTTTCTCCACGCTTCTGGGCACTGCCCTATCTGGCATTCGCATCTACAAGAGGAACACGGCGCAGCTTTTCAAGGAATTCGAAGGATGA
- a CDS encoding T9SS type A sorting domain-containing protein: MSRLLTVKMTVLAGALMGLFAGANAQQVGGPYQPDEHTVLLMHFDGDLKNESQFSADGQFHGALTNFFFLPNPVAGLNKCLRIDNDSRTDSAYVTVADTQYLDLTGNWTIEGWINIFTFGEGSDDWRWVPRLVIKTGDEVFWRPNYFVEMWGSTRFFSCGYHTASQDAWPQANSPDNTMVPGQWYHMAFVRDTTKHVLLTIIHDAERKLRTFAVADYLTFGAADPTPITTNQPLHIGYAGGGGDSFLDGFVDEIRISNVVRPFAVPPIVSSVTVMPNQTADVTSYPVGANAYTLMGAAIQSVTLYYAVGSGPWQSVAMTHVAGDSFTAVIPQQPLGSIVKYYVEAIDNQGLSFAYPRDAGWGAMPYYTFGIYSPNTNILDLGFEEGSGTPVDASPYNNPVTVVGAPVYSTDAAVGNYSLYFEGDSSYLEVDSPFLSSTEFCVDLWFKADTIENYCRIINRPATSQTWANNNYQIRFDDSRHVQGIVDGTVTLTTTAQVEPGKWYHVVFEVQDAPAGFPAVCIGSLLLEDSAGTSLYGRFLPSNTPVALRNAPLRIGKAAGGTYPPYFQGRLDNIKIYNYPAARLYNRFTGVEPQTAEVPARFELAQNYPNPFNPTTEIRFAVPRASKLTLAVYNLLGARVKTLVNKEVVPGRHVVTWDGRDEAGREVASGVYIYRLEADGFTAAHKMLLVR, encoded by the coding sequence ATGAGCAGACTATTAACAGTCAAGATGACGGTGCTTGCGGGAGCGCTGATGGGGCTCTTCGCAGGGGCGAATGCACAGCAGGTGGGCGGACCGTATCAGCCCGACGAGCACACTGTGCTGCTGATGCACTTTGACGGGGACCTCAAGAACGAGTCACAGTTTTCTGCCGACGGGCAATTCCACGGCGCTCTGACCAACTTCTTCTTCCTGCCGAATCCCGTCGCAGGCCTCAACAAGTGCCTGCGCATCGACAACGATTCGCGCACGGACTCGGCCTACGTGACCGTGGCGGACACGCAGTACCTGGACCTCACCGGCAATTGGACCATTGAAGGCTGGATTAACATCTTCACGTTCGGCGAAGGCTCGGACGATTGGCGATGGGTGCCGCGCTTGGTCATCAAGACCGGCGATGAGGTGTTTTGGCGGCCGAACTACTTCGTGGAAATGTGGGGCTCCACGCGTTTCTTCAGCTGCGGCTATCATACCGCCTCACAGGATGCCTGGCCCCAGGCGAATTCTCCGGACAACACCATGGTGCCTGGTCAGTGGTACCACATGGCCTTTGTCCGCGACACCACCAAGCATGTGCTTTTGACCATCATTCATGACGCAGAGCGCAAGCTGCGCACCTTTGCCGTGGCTGACTACCTGACCTTCGGCGCCGCCGACCCGACGCCCATTACCACCAACCAGCCACTGCACATCGGTTACGCCGGCGGTGGCGGTGACTCCTTCTTGGACGGCTTTGTCGACGAGATCCGCATCAGTAATGTGGTGCGGCCGTTTGCGGTTCCCCCCATCGTCTCCAGTGTTACGGTCATGCCTAACCAGACTGCGGACGTGACCAGTTATCCGGTGGGCGCGAATGCCTACACGCTCATGGGGGCGGCGATCCAGTCGGTTACCCTCTACTATGCGGTGGGCAGCGGCCCGTGGCAGTCGGTGGCGATGACCCACGTTGCCGGCGACTCTTTCACGGCGGTCATCCCGCAGCAGCCGTTGGGCTCTATCGTCAAGTACTACGTGGAGGCAATAGACAACCAGGGCCTGTCCTTCGCCTACCCACGCGACGCAGGGTGGGGCGCAATGCCGTACTACACCTTTGGCATCTACAGCCCGAACACGAACATCTTAGACCTCGGGTTTGAGGAAGGCTCCGGCACGCCGGTCGACGCCTCCCCGTACAACAATCCGGTGACGGTGGTTGGTGCACCGGTCTACTCCACCGACGCAGCTGTGGGCAACTACTCGCTCTACTTTGAGGGCGATTCGAGCTACTTGGAGGTGGACTCGCCATTCCTTTCCAGCACGGAGTTCTGCGTCGACCTCTGGTTCAAAGCGGACACCATCGAGAACTACTGCCGCATCATCAACCGGCCGGCCACCTCGCAAACGTGGGCGAACAACAACTACCAGATCCGCTTCGACGACAGCCGGCACGTGCAGGGCATTGTGGACGGCACGGTTACGCTCACAACCACTGCCCAAGTGGAACCGGGTAAGTGGTACCATGTGGTGTTCGAAGTGCAGGACGCGCCAGCCGGGTTCCCGGCCGTGTGCATTGGCTCCCTCCTCCTGGAGGATTCGGCAGGCACCAGCCTTTATGGTCGTTTCTTGCCGTCCAACACCCCGGTGGCACTGCGAAATGCGCCGCTCCGCATAGGCAAGGCTGCTGGCGGCACCTATCCGCCCTATTTCCAGGGCCGGCTGGACAACATCAAGATCTACAACTATCCGGCGGCCAGACTCTACAATCGCTTCACGGGCGTCGAGCCGCAGACGGCGGAGGTGCCTGCGCGCTTTGAGTTGGCGCAGAACTACCCGAACCCGTTCAACCCCACGACGGAGATCCGCTTTGCAGTTCCTCGTGCATCCAAGCTTACGCTGGCGGTGTACAACCTGCTCGGCGCCAGGGTGAAGACGCTAGTGAACAAGGAAGTGGTCCCCGGCCGCCATGTGGTCACTTGGGACGGCAGGGATGAGGCGGGCCGCGAGGTGGCCAGCGGCGTGTACATCTACCGCCTGGAAGCTGACGGGTTCACCGCTGCCCACAAGATGCTGTTAGTGCGGTAG